One genomic region from Mesorhizobium terrae encodes:
- a CDS encoding sugar-binding transcriptional regulator yields MSARSETSNPRLDDAARAGWLYYVAGNTQDQIATKLGISRQTAQRLVSLAMSEGLIKVRVDHPIANCLDLAARLQQRFALDLVEVTPSDPDSTSSTIGVAQAAAVEIEKWLRKPEPVIMAIGTGRTLKAAIEQLPPMECPQHKVVSLTGNISPDGSAAFYNVIFTMADTIKARSFPMPLPAIASSPDERKMLHSQPLIQPTLALAAQADVTFVGVGDLGPKAPLLEDGFITETELKALQRAGAVGEIVGWAFDRDGRLIDGITNDRVASAPLPSRERSLVVALAMGERKLPGILAAVTRRLVNGLITDERTAEGLLTAGG; encoded by the coding sequence ATGAGCGCCCGCTCGGAAACCAGCAATCCCAGGCTTGACGACGCCGCGCGCGCCGGTTGGCTGTATTATGTCGCCGGCAACACGCAGGACCAGATCGCGACCAAGCTCGGCATTTCGCGCCAGACGGCGCAGCGGCTGGTGTCGCTGGCGATGTCGGAGGGGCTGATCAAGGTCAGGGTGGATCATCCCATCGCCAACTGCCTCGATCTCGCCGCCAGGCTGCAGCAGCGTTTCGCGCTGGATCTGGTCGAGGTCACACCGAGCGATCCCGATTCCACCTCCTCGACCATTGGGGTCGCCCAGGCCGCGGCGGTGGAAATCGAAAAATGGCTGCGCAAGCCGGAGCCGGTCATCATGGCGATTGGCACCGGCCGCACGCTGAAGGCGGCGATCGAGCAACTGCCGCCGATGGAGTGCCCGCAACACAAGGTGGTCTCTTTGACCGGCAACATCTCGCCGGACGGTTCGGCCGCCTTCTACAACGTCATCTTCACCATGGCAGACACCATCAAGGCGCGCTCCTTCCCGATGCCGCTGCCGGCCATCGCCTCGTCACCGGACGAGCGGAAAATGTTGCACAGTCAACCGCTTATCCAGCCGACGCTGGCGCTTGCGGCGCAGGCCGACGTCACCTTCGTCGGCGTTGGCGACCTCGGGCCAAAGGCGCCGCTGCTGGAAGACGGGTTCATCACCGAGACCGAACTCAAGGCACTGCAGCGGGCAGGCGCCGTCGGCGAGATCGTCGGCTGGGCCTTCGACCGCGATGGCCGGCTGATCGATGGCATCACCAATGACCGCGTCGCTTCCGCCCCGCTGCCGTCGCGCGAGCGGTCGCTGGTGGTGGCGCTGGCCATGGGCGAGCGCAAGCTGCCCGGCATCCTGGCCGCCGTGACGCGACGGCTGGTCAACGGCCTGATCACCGACGAACGCACGGCGGAAGGCCTGCTGACCGCCGGCGGCTAG
- a CDS encoding HAD-IB family phosphatase: protein MASIDLLPLPGIECFIDFDGTISLEDTTDLLLAQFAEPAWRTVEAAWERGTIGSRECMSRQVDLLRVEPVMLDLFANCLQIDPDFVPFVEALQESGIKVTIVSDGLDRVIAHALKGYGLELPVLANGLAATGGDRWRLDCLHASDNCRANSAHCKCATFDRAPDSALRVLIGDGRSDFCAASISDMVFAKGKLADHCRANGITHRAFGTFADLPMLFSDWLANVQTVQSAQLL, encoded by the coding sequence ATGGCCAGTATCGATCTTCTTCCCCTCCCCGGCATTGAGTGCTTCATCGATTTCGACGGCACCATCTCGCTGGAAGACACAACAGACCTTCTGCTTGCGCAATTCGCCGAACCGGCGTGGCGCACGGTCGAGGCCGCCTGGGAGCGCGGTACCATCGGCTCGCGCGAATGCATGTCCAGGCAGGTCGATCTCCTGCGCGTCGAGCCGGTGATGCTCGACCTGTTCGCCAACTGCCTCCAGATCGACCCCGACTTCGTGCCGTTCGTGGAAGCGCTGCAGGAAAGCGGCATCAAGGTCACCATCGTTTCCGACGGGCTCGACCGCGTCATTGCCCACGCCTTGAAGGGCTACGGGCTTGAGCTGCCGGTTCTCGCCAACGGCCTTGCCGCCACCGGCGGCGACCGCTGGCGGCTGGACTGCCTGCACGCCTCCGACAATTGCCGCGCCAACTCCGCGCATTGCAAATGCGCCACCTTCGACCGGGCGCCCGACAGCGCCTTGCGCGTGCTGATCGGCGACGGCCGTTCCGATTTCTGCGCCGCTTCCATCTCCGACATGGTGTTCGCGAAAGGCAAGCTTGCCGACCATTGCCGTGCCAACGGTATCACCCATCGCGCATTCGGCACGTTCGCCGACCTGCCGATGCTCTTCTCCGACTGGCTGGCCAACGTCCAGACCGTCCAGTCGGCCCAACTTCTGTGA
- a CDS encoding aspartate aminotransferase family protein yields the protein MPTNAAFRLAAGNDSEPALDEAELLALEAIYCSHGDTVHYTDAPKIFDRCEGSYMFDAAGTPFLDLQMWYSAVNFGYANQRLNNALKRQIDRLPQVASQYLHREKIELAALIARDAEQKFGLKGRVHFNVGGAQAIEDSLKLVRNASHGKSLMFAFEGGYHGRTLGASAITSSYRYRRRYGHFGERAQFVPFPYHFRAPKGMNKEEYGLHCVRQFERLFESEYQGVWDPKAGEAEYAAFYIEPLQGTGGYIVPPQNFFIELKKVLDRHNILMVVDEIQMGFYRTGKLWSIEHFGVNPDVVVFGKALTNGLNPLSGVWAREELINPTAFPPGSTHSTFNANPLGTAVALEAMKMMAEDDYETTVPEKGAYFLRGLEELKRRHKIVGEVDGLGLALRIEICEPHDSYTPSKALVDRMVDEALKGDLTHDGQRYGLVLDIGGYYKNVITLAPSLTISHAEIDLALALLDQLFTRVTKG from the coding sequence ATGCCTACCAATGCCGCATTCCGGCTCGCTGCCGGGAACGATTCCGAACCTGCCCTCGACGAGGCCGAGCTGTTGGCCCTCGAGGCCATCTATTGCTCGCATGGCGACACCGTGCACTACACCGACGCTCCGAAGATCTTCGACCGCTGCGAAGGCTCCTACATGTTCGATGCGGCCGGCACGCCGTTTCTCGATCTGCAGATGTGGTATTCGGCTGTCAATTTCGGCTACGCCAACCAGCGCCTCAACAATGCGCTGAAGCGCCAGATCGACCGGCTGCCACAGGTGGCCAGCCAATATCTGCACCGCGAGAAAATCGAGCTGGCCGCGCTGATCGCGCGCGATGCCGAACAGAAATTCGGCCTCAAGGGCCGCGTCCACTTCAATGTCGGCGGCGCGCAGGCGATCGAGGATTCGCTGAAGCTGGTGCGCAATGCCTCGCACGGCAAGAGCCTGATGTTCGCCTTCGAGGGCGGCTACCATGGCCGCACGCTGGGCGCTTCGGCCATCACCTCGTCCTATCGTTATCGCCGCCGCTACGGCCATTTCGGCGAACGCGCGCAGTTCGTGCCGTTCCCCTACCACTTCCGCGCGCCGAAGGGCATGAACAAGGAAGAATACGGCCTGCATTGCGTGCGCCAGTTCGAGCGGCTGTTCGAAAGCGAATATCAGGGCGTCTGGGACCCGAAGGCCGGCGAGGCCGAGTATGCGGCCTTCTATATCGAGCCGCTGCAGGGCACCGGCGGCTACATCGTTCCGCCGCAGAACTTCTTCATCGAACTGAAGAAGGTGCTCGACCGCCACAACATCCTGATGGTCGTCGACGAAATCCAGATGGGTTTCTACCGTACCGGCAAGCTGTGGTCGATCGAGCATTTCGGCGTCAATCCGGACGTCGTCGTCTTCGGCAAGGCGCTGACCAACGGCCTCAACCCCCTGTCGGGCGTCTGGGCGCGCGAAGAGCTGATCAACCCGACCGCCTTCCCGCCGGGCTCGACCCACTCGACCTTCAACGCCAACCCGCTCGGCACCGCTGTCGCGCTGGAAGCCATGAAGATGATGGCCGAGGACGACTACGAGACGACGGTGCCGGAAAAGGGCGCCTATTTCCTGCGCGGTCTGGAGGAGCTGAAGCGTCGCCACAAGATCGTCGGCGAAGTGGATGGCCTTGGGCTGGCGCTGCGCATCGAAATCTGCGAGCCGCATGACAGCTACACGCCGTCGAAGGCGCTGGTCGACCGCATGGTGGACGAGGCGCTGAAGGGTGACCTGACGCATGACGGCCAGCGCTATGGCCTCGTGCTCGACATTGGCGGCTACTACAAGAACGTCATCACGCTGGCGCCGTCGCTGACCATCAGCCACGCCGAAATCGATCTGGCGCTGGCGCTGCTCGACCAGCTGTTCACCCGCGTAACCAAGGGGTGA